The following proteins are co-located in the Candidatus Accumulibacter cognatus genome:
- a CDS encoding chemotaxis response regulator protein-glutamate methylesterase: MAREIKVMVVDDSAVVRRVMSTILERDPGIRVIATAHDPIFAIEKMRRDWPDVLTLDIEMPRMDGITFLGQLMAERPTPVVICSSLTTAGAETTLQALAAGAVAIISKPGLGVGSFLEDSSDNLIAAIKAAARANMRAVQHGVRTSVRSPATPRLAMVQTTERLVAIGTSTGGTVALEALLTELPRVSPGIVIVQHMPEMYTAAFAARLDGLCEISVQEARNGQRVLPGLALIAPGGKHMQLTRSGAQYLVEVKDGPPVNRHRPSVDVLFRSVAKYAGKNAMGVIMTGMGDDGARGLKEMHDAGSYTLAQDEATCIVYGMPREAVKRGAVDRSLPLAALATAIMSGPPAARAGMAGL, translated from the coding sequence ATCAAGGTCATGGTCGTCGATGACTCGGCCGTGGTACGCCGGGTCATGAGCACCATCCTGGAACGCGACCCCGGAATCCGTGTCATCGCAACGGCCCATGATCCGATCTTCGCGATCGAAAAAATGCGCCGTGACTGGCCTGACGTGCTGACGCTCGACATCGAAATGCCACGCATGGACGGCATTACCTTTCTTGGCCAACTGATGGCGGAACGACCCACGCCAGTGGTGATCTGCTCATCGCTGACCACCGCCGGGGCGGAAACGACCCTGCAGGCCCTGGCAGCCGGGGCGGTTGCGATCATCAGCAAGCCCGGCCTCGGCGTCGGAAGTTTTCTTGAAGATTCGAGCGACAATCTGATCGCGGCCATCAAGGCCGCTGCACGTGCCAACATGAGAGCCGTGCAGCATGGCGTCCGCACGTCAGTGCGCAGTCCGGCAACGCCGCGTCTAGCGATGGTACAGACGACCGAGCGCCTGGTAGCCATAGGCACGTCCACCGGCGGAACGGTTGCTCTGGAAGCCCTGCTGACAGAATTGCCGCGAGTCTCACCAGGAATCGTCATCGTCCAGCACATGCCGGAGATGTATACCGCTGCTTTTGCCGCGCGCCTGGATGGCCTCTGTGAAATCTCGGTGCAGGAAGCGAGGAACGGGCAACGTGTCCTGCCCGGTCTGGCACTGATTGCGCCCGGCGGAAAGCACATGCAACTGACGCGCAGCGGCGCGCAATACCTGGTCGAGGTAAAGGATGGACCACCGGTCAATCGCCATCGCCCGTCGGTCGATGTGCTGTTTCGATCGGTTGCCAAATATGCCGGCAAAAATGCCATGGGTGTAATCATGACCGGTATGGGCGATGACGGCGCACGTGGACTGAAGGAGATGCACGATGCCGGATCTTATACGCTGGCACAGGACGAGGCGACTTGTATCGTTTACGGCATGCCAAGGGAAGCGGTCAAACGGGGCGCGGTCGATCGCAGCTTGCCGCTTGCTGCGCTGGCAACGGCGATCATGAGCGGGCCTCCCGCTGCGCGAGCCGGGATGGCTGGGTTGTAG
- a CDS encoding pseudouridine synthase, with the protein MPPSTLKLPNKKPVAVVGDTRAATRKPIRGGSQTAKHTARRTNSQSTAPVVPGGKPGQRTSHPAHFHSEFPGAADSPIKQLAAALPKRQESAVPAPEPRSIATDRQAPGPARPGQQAKKTYPERGIARSTGARAFPPAPLRARHDAVRPALGAPVVAEQAPIKRPAEAPTAAPAVTSSTPHGLAKESPRLAKRVSEIAACSRREADEWIENGWVSVDGEVITRLGARVNPKARIKIKDAADKHISESVTILFNKPSHPVAAGAAGERDDAVALIRLDNHWAEGGTMFRFQARHLRGLALAGKLDADEGGLLVFTQEGSVARRLTGRDARLEKEYHVHVEGELSSVGLERLRHGLSLDKVKLLRAQVSWLHEQKLRFVLHESRKRQIQSMCEQVGLRVTEIKRVRIGGVSLGKLAVGQWRYLRADERF; encoded by the coding sequence ATGCCCCCCTCCACTCTGAAGCTGCCTAACAAGAAGCCTGTCGCTGTCGTCGGCGACACCCGGGCAGCCACCCGCAAACCGATCCGTGGCGGCTCCCAGACAGCAAAGCACACCGCGCGGCGTACCAACAGCCAATCGACAGCACCGGTTGTCCCAGGCGGCAAGCCCGGCCAGCGAACCAGTCATCCAGCGCATTTCCACAGCGAATTCCCGGGGGCAGCGGACAGCCCGATCAAGCAGCTTGCAGCCGCCCTGCCAAAGAGACAGGAAAGCGCAGTGCCCGCCCCGGAACCTCGCAGCATAGCTACCGACCGCCAGGCACCTGGCCCGGCCCGGCCCGGCCAGCAGGCGAAGAAGACCTATCCTGAACGTGGCATTGCCCGCAGTACCGGCGCACGCGCCTTTCCCCCGGCGCCGCTGCGCGCCCGCCATGACGCCGTGCGACCGGCGCTCGGCGCGCCGGTCGTTGCCGAACAAGCACCGATAAAACGACCGGCAGAGGCGCCCACTGCCGCGCCGGCAGTGACCTCCAGCACGCCGCATGGCTTGGCAAAGGAGTCGCCACGGCTGGCAAAACGGGTCAGCGAAATCGCCGCGTGCTCCCGCCGCGAAGCCGATGAATGGATCGAGAACGGCTGGGTCAGCGTAGATGGCGAGGTCATCACCCGCCTCGGGGCACGCGTCAACCCCAAAGCAAGGATCAAGATCAAGGATGCCGCCGACAAACACATCAGCGAAAGCGTCACCATCCTGTTCAACAAGCCGAGCCACCCGGTGGCTGCCGGGGCCGCAGGCGAGCGCGATGATGCCGTTGCCCTGATCCGTCTCGACAACCACTGGGCAGAAGGCGGCACCATGTTCCGCTTCCAGGCCAGGCATCTGCGCGGCCTGGCGCTGGCCGGCAAACTCGATGCCGACGAGGGCGGCCTGCTGGTGTTCACTCAGGAAGGTAGTGTCGCACGCCGCCTGACGGGGAGGGATGCAAGACTCGAGAAGGAATACCATGTCCATGTCGAAGGCGAATTGTCGTCGGTCGGCCTGGAGCGGCTCAGGCATGGCCTGTCACTGGACAAGGTCAAACTGCTGCGCGCACAGGTCTCGTGGTTGCACGAGCAAAAACTGCGTTTCGTTCTGCACGAGAGCAGAAAGCGGCAGATTCAGAGCATGTGCGAACAGGTTGGCTTGCGCGTTACCGAGATCAAACGCGTGCGCATCGGCGGCGTTTCGCTCGGCAAGCTCGCTGTCGGGCAATGGCGCTATCTGCGCGCCGATGAGCGCTTCTGA
- a CDS encoding HDOD domain-containing protein — protein MPDNPSPQDLEGWLAFISRAELPILRQTVRHLDEARQQADQISGRDITEIVLQDPLLAIRVLAYIQEVSHGRLHSDITNIASAVMMLGIDPFFRKFEQPLTLETMLRGQRQALLGVLQVILRMQRAARYAHDWAFARHDMNVEEVALAALLHDLAESLLWCFAPDRAIEIRSRLQADCRLNDTDVQREVLGIALADLQLALCRAWHLPELLTTLMDSGNAALSRVQNVQLAVNLARHSTEGWNHPAIPDDLNAVQSLLHISREKLLNRLQLPTEVLPRFLGEG, from the coding sequence ATGCCCGATAATCCCTCGCCACAGGATCTCGAAGGCTGGCTGGCCTTCATCAGCAGAGCCGAATTGCCCATCCTGCGCCAGACGGTGCGCCACCTCGACGAAGCGCGACAGCAAGCCGACCAGATCAGCGGCCGCGACATCACTGAAATCGTGCTGCAGGATCCGCTGTTGGCCATCCGCGTGCTGGCCTATATTCAGGAGGTCAGCCACGGTCGCCTGCACAGCGACATCACGAACATTGCCAGTGCGGTAATGATGCTTGGCATCGATCCGTTCTTCCGGAAGTTTGAACAGCCGCTCACCCTCGAAACAATGCTGCGCGGTCAGCGGCAAGCCCTGCTGGGCGTCCTGCAGGTGATCCTGCGAATGCAGCGCGCAGCGCGCTATGCACATGACTGGGCTTTTGCGCGGCATGACATGAATGTTGAGGAAGTCGCTCTTGCCGCGCTGCTGCACGACCTTGCAGAGAGTCTGCTGTGGTGTTTTGCCCCGGACCGCGCGATCGAGATTCGCTCCCGGCTGCAGGCTGACTGCCGGCTGAACGACACCGATGTCCAGCGGGAAGTGCTCGGGATTGCGCTGGCCGATCTGCAATTGGCACTCTGTAGAGCCTGGCACCTGCCCGAACTGCTGACGACCTTGATGGATAGCGGCAATGCCGCTCTGTCCAGGGTTCAGAACGTGCAACTAGCGGTCAATCTTGCCCGCCACTCGACCGAGGGCTGGAATCATCCGGCGATCCCGGACGACCTCAACGCCGTCCAGAGTCTGTTGCACATCAGTCGCGAGAAGCTGCTCAACCGCCTGCAACTGCCGACGGAAGTCCTGCCCAGGTTTCTCGGCGAGGGCTAG
- a CDS encoding fused MFS/spermidine synthase, whose amino-acid sequence MLRVQLFAVIFIEGFCSLGAEVIALRQIIPHMGSSIVVTAPTIAFFLLALALGYHAGAKIAEDYLEVVARNFLIAALLIGIGLAGVGVDLIFASLRPPEIAYLALVTGVLCPIAWLLGQTVPILSNLLQHQRVGEASGQALYYSTLGSFLGSLSLSLLVMQWLGVSAAIALCALLLVVGYALLRGRSWTTAVSGLAVAALVLAANAWLRPQIETAYASYLVMPVQYEGAINGRALKNNSSFASLIDEAEPPHYARYIRHIRSFLLDDMGFRDRRILVLGAGGFTLSHRETSNHYTYVDIDPAVRTIAETHFLRDTANGEFIADDARRFVVRTGQRFAAVLLDVYGSHTSIPGHLVTREFWQATRRVLEADGVLIANLILDSALATPYSRNLLATIESIYGRCAVEVLQKRQQLANVVVICRNGEPPEPVRLFVDERNSADFDFARSR is encoded by the coding sequence ATGTTACGTGTGCAACTCTTTGCCGTTATCTTCATCGAAGGATTCTGCTCGCTTGGCGCCGAGGTCATCGCGCTGCGCCAGATCATTCCGCACATGGGCAGTTCGATCGTCGTCACCGCGCCGACCATCGCGTTCTTTCTGCTCGCGTTGGCGCTTGGCTATCATGCTGGCGCGAAAATCGCCGAGGACTATCTCGAAGTTGTCGCCAGGAACTTCCTGATCGCGGCGCTGCTGATCGGCATCGGTCTGGCGGGAGTCGGCGTTGATCTGATCTTCGCTTCGCTGCGGCCACCCGAAATTGCCTATCTGGCGCTTGTCACCGGCGTACTCTGCCCGATCGCCTGGCTGCTCGGGCAGACCGTGCCGATCCTCAGCAACCTGCTGCAGCACCAACGCGTCGGCGAGGCCAGCGGCCAGGCGTTGTACTACTCGACGCTCGGATCTTTCCTGGGTTCGCTGTCGCTGTCGCTGCTGGTCATGCAATGGCTCGGCGTTTCCGCAGCCATCGCGCTCTGCGCGCTGTTGCTGGTCGTTGGCTACGCGCTGCTGCGTGGCCGCAGTTGGACGACGGCAGTGTCCGGCCTCGCCGTCGCTGCGCTGGTGCTGGCCGCCAACGCCTGGCTGCGCCCGCAGATCGAGACTGCCTACGCCAGCTATCTGGTGATGCCGGTCCAGTACGAGGGCGCGATCAACGGGCGCGCCCTGAAAAACAATAGCTCATTCGCCTCATTGATCGACGAGGCCGAACCGCCGCACTATGCCCGCTATATCCGGCATATCCGCAGCTTCCTGCTCGACGATATGGGCTTCCGCGACCGCCGGATCCTGGTTCTCGGCGCCGGCGGTTTCACGCTCTCGCATCGTGAGACGAGCAACCACTACACCTATGTCGATATCGATCCGGCGGTGCGCACCATTGCCGAGACCCATTTCCTCCGCGATACGGCAAACGGAGAGTTCATCGCCGATGACGCCCGCCGCTTCGTGGTCCGTACCGGGCAGCGCTTTGCGGCGGTGCTGCTCGATGTCTATGGCTCGCATACCTCGATCCCCGGCCACCTCGTCACCCGTGAATTCTGGCAGGCGACGCGCCGGGTGCTCGAAGCCGACGGCGTGTTGATTGCCAACCTGATTCTCGACAGCGCCCTCGCCACGCCCTATTCGCGCAACCTGCTGGCGACCATCGAGAGCATTTACGGCCGCTGCGCCGTCGAAGTGCTGCAGAAGCGACAGCAGCTTGCCAATGTAGTCGTCATCTGCCGCAACGGCGAACCGCCGGAGCCCGTCAGACTCTTCGTCGACGAACGCAACAGCGCCGATTTCGACTTCGCGCGTTCGCGCTGA
- a CDS encoding lipid-binding SYLF domain-containing protein — protein sequence MYANPVRSICMVLAMLLSAFIVAPAVADSTTELDRASRAALNRLLAKVPAARTLNAKASAVLVFPSITKAGLVVGGQYGEGVLWRDGKAVGRYSTAGASYGLQAGAQKYGYAMFFMNEKALQALDANEGFEVGIGPSIVIIDEGMGQSHTTTTMQDDIYAFIFGQKGLMAGIGLQGNKISKLNP from the coding sequence ATGTACGCCAATCCTGTACGTTCGATCTGCATGGTACTGGCCATGCTCCTGTCTGCGTTCATTGTAGCGCCCGCTGTCGCAGACAGCACCACCGAACTCGACCGAGCATCGCGAGCAGCGCTCAACAGGCTGCTGGCCAAAGTGCCTGCGGCCAGGACACTCAACGCCAAGGCCTCCGCCGTGCTAGTGTTTCCCAGCATCACTAAGGCTGGACTGGTCGTCGGCGGCCAGTACGGTGAGGGCGTTCTGTGGCGTGACGGCAAGGCCGTGGGGCGTTACAGTACCGCTGGCGCGTCGTACGGGCTGCAGGCGGGAGCACAAAAGTACGGCTACGCGATGTTCTTCATGAATGAAAAGGCGCTGCAAGCGCTTGATGCCAACGAAGGCTTCGAAGTCGGGATCGGTCCGAGCATCGTGATCATTGATGAGGGAATGGGCCAATCCCATACCACCACCACCATGCAGGACGACATCTACGCCTTCATTTTCGGTCAGAAGGGGCTGATGGCAGGGATCGGCCTGCAGGGCAACAAGATCAGCAAACTCAATCCGTGA
- a CDS encoding PepSY domain-containing protein: MNKPRAFTAAALLAITTSFASSTFAADSKTAAPAPAAATATAQEISKEQAVEMALRAHPGTVTKAYEDTKKGKKTWEVKINGNDGKKWEVHYEIKTGALVSEEGK; this comes from the coding sequence ATGAACAAGCCTCGCGCATTTACCGCCGCCGCCCTGCTGGCCATCACCACCAGCTTTGCTAGCAGCACTTTCGCTGCTGACAGCAAGACCGCCGCCCCGGCACCAGCTGCCGCCACTGCCACAGCGCAGGAAATCAGCAAGGAACAGGCGGTCGAAATGGCCCTCAGGGCGCACCCTGGCACGGTCACCAAGGCCTATGAAGACACCAAGAAGGGCAAGAAGACTTGGGAAGTCAAGATCAATGGCAACGACGGCAAGAAGTGGGAAGTCCACTACGAAATCAAGACCGGCGCTCTGGTTTCCGAAGAAGGCAAGTAA